From the Bubalus kerabau isolate K-KA32 ecotype Philippines breed swamp buffalo chromosome 2, PCC_UOA_SB_1v2, whole genome shotgun sequence genome, one window contains:
- the F11 gene encoding coagulation factor XI yields MTLLHQMVHFALFASVAGECVTTLFQDAYFKGGDITVAFTPNAKHCQIICTHHPRCLLFTFMTESSSEDPTKWYTCILKDSVTETLPMVNMTGAISGYSSKQCLHQISACSKDVYVDLNMKGMNYNSSLAQSAQECQQRCTDDTHCHFFTFATRHFPSLKDRNTCLLKNTQTGTPTSITKLHEVVSGFSLKSCGLSNLACIRDVFPRTAFVDITIDTVVAPDPFVCRSVCTHHPSCLFFTFLSEEWPTASERNLCLLKTSSSGLPSARFRKNRAFSGFSLQHCQHSVPVFCHSSFYRNTDFLGEELDIVDADSHEACQKTCTNSIRCQFFTYSPSQESCNGGKGKCYLKLSANGSPTKILHGTGSISGYTLRLCKMDNVCTTKIKTRIVGGTRSVHGEWPWQITLHVTSPTQRHLCGGAIIGNQWILTAAHCFNKVESPKVLRVYSSILNQSEIKEDTSFFGVQEIIIHDQYEKAESGYDIALLKLETAMNYTDSQWPICLPSKGDRNVMYTECWVTGWGYRKLRDKIQNTLQKAKVPLMTNEECQAGYREHRITSKMVCAGYREGGKDACKGDSGGPLSCKHNEVWHLVGITSWGEGCGQRERPGVYTNVVEYVDWILEKTQGP; encoded by the exons AGTGTGTGACCACGCTGTTCCAAGATGCCTACTTTAAAGGAGGAGACATCACTGTGGCTTTCACGCCAAATGCCAAGCACTGCCAAATCATCTGCACCCACCATCCAAGGTGCTTGCTCTTCACTTTTATGACTGAATCATCATCAGAAGATCCTACCAAGTG gtatACGTGCATCCTGAAAGACAGTGTTACAGAAACACTGCCAATGGTGAATATGACAGGAGCAATTTCTGGATACTCTTCCAAGCAATGCTTGCACCAAATAAGTG CTTGCAGCAAAGACGTGTATGTGGACCTAAACATGAAGGGGATGAACTATAACAGCTCCCTTGCCCAGAGTGCTCAGGAATGCCAACAGAGGTGTACAGATGACACACACTGCCATTTTTTTACATTCGCCACAAGGCACTTTCCAAGCCTAAAGGATCG TAACACTTGTCTGTTGAAGAACACCCAAACAGGGACACCAACCAGCATAACGAAGCTCCACGAAGTGGTATCTGGATTTTCTTTGAAGTCCTGTGGCCTTTCTAACCTGg CTTGTATCAGGGACGTTTTCCCCAGAACGGCGTTTGTGGACATCACCATCGACACTGTCGTGGCCCCAGATCCCTTTGTCTGCCGCAGCGTCTGTACTCACCATCCCAGTTGTCTGTTTTTTAccttcttgtctgaagaatggcCAACAGCATCTGAAAG AAATCTGTGTCTCCTTAAAACATCTTCAAGTGGATTGCCAAGCGCACGCTTTAGAAAGAACAGAGCTTTTTCTGGTTTTAGTCTACAACACTGCCAGCACAGTGTCCCAG TGTTCTGCCATTCTTCATTCTATCGCAACACTGATTTCTTGGGAGAAGAACTGGACATCGTAGACGCGGACAGCCATGAAGCCTGCCAGAAAACATGTACCAACAGCATCCGCTGCCAGTTCTTTACCTATTCTCCATCTCAAGAATCATGCAACGGAGGGAA GGGTAAATGCTACTTAAAACTTTCTGCAAATGGATCTCCAACTAAAATACTTCATGGGACAGGGAGCATCTCTGGATACACGTTAAGGTTATGTAAAATGGATAATG TGTGTACAACCAAAATCAAGACCAGAATTGTAGGAGGAACCCGGTCTGTTCACGGAGAGTGGCCGTGGCAGATAACTCTGCACGTGACATCACCCACCCAGAGACACCTGTGTGGAGGCGCCATCATCGGAAACCAGTGGATATTAACAGCTGCTCACTGTTTCAACAA GGTCGAGTCACCTAAAGTGTTGCGTGTCTATAGCAGCATTTTGAAtcaatcagaaataaaagaggataCATCTTTCTTTGGGGTTCAAGAAATAATAATTCATGAtcaatatgaaaaggcagaaagtggATATGACATTGCCTTGTTGAAACTAGAAACGGCAATGAATTACACAG attctcAATGGCCCATATGCCTACCTTCCAAAGGAGATAGAAATGTGATGTATACTGAATGCTGGGTGACCGGATGGGGATACAGAAAATTAAGAG aCAAAATACAGAATACTCTCCAGAAAGCCAAGGTACCCTTGATGACAAATGAAGAATGCCAGGCAGGTTACAGAGAGCACAGAATAACCAGTAAGATGGTCTGTGCAGGCTACAGAGAAGGCGGGAAGGACGCCTGTAAG GGGGATTCGGGGGGGCCCCTGTCCTGTAAACACAACGAGGTGTGGCACCTGGTAGGCATCACGAGTTGGGGTGAAGGCTGCGGCCAAAGGGAGCGGCCAGGTGTTTACACCAACGTGGTCGAGTACGTGGACTGGATCCTGGAGAAAACGCAAGGCCCTTGA